In one window of Kitasatospora sp. MMS16-BH015 DNA:
- a CDS encoding thiolase family protein, whose amino-acid sequence MRPVYFAAARRTPIGRLRGALSTVRPDDLSAAVLRALLAEVPQLDPARIDDVYWGAANQAGEDNRNAARMAVLLAGLPETVPGATVNRLCASGLEAVTMAARTIAAGEAEVVLAGGCESMSRAPFVLPRPEEALPHKLETFDTRLGWRLTNPRMHELHGVLSMGETAEEVAERYGVSREQQDAFALRSHQLAAAARKDGHFDAELIPVERPDGVVVTQDEGIREDTTLERLAKLKPVFRAGGTVTAGNASPMNDGAAGLLLVSEEALRDLELEPLGRYVAGGSAGVHPDVMGIGPVPATRKVLGRAGWQLGDLGEAEFNEAFAAQALACVKELGVDPELVNPTGGAIALGHPLGGSGARILTTLLHRMRRTGARRGLATMCVGVGQGTAVLVENS is encoded by the coding sequence GTGCGTCCTGTCTACTTCGCCGCCGCCCGCCGCACCCCGATCGGGCGGCTGCGCGGCGCGCTCTCCACCGTCCGCCCCGACGACCTCTCGGCCGCCGTGCTGCGCGCGCTGCTGGCCGAGGTGCCGCAGCTCGATCCGGCCCGGATCGACGACGTGTACTGGGGCGCCGCCAACCAGGCCGGCGAGGACAACCGCAACGCCGCCCGGATGGCCGTGCTGCTGGCCGGGCTGCCCGAGACCGTGCCCGGTGCCACCGTGAACCGGCTCTGCGCCTCGGGCCTGGAGGCCGTCACCATGGCCGCCCGCACCATCGCCGCCGGGGAGGCCGAGGTCGTGCTGGCCGGCGGCTGCGAGTCGATGAGCCGGGCCCCGTTCGTGCTGCCCCGCCCGGAGGAGGCGCTGCCGCACAAGCTGGAGACCTTCGACACCCGGCTCGGCTGGCGGCTGACCAACCCGAGGATGCACGAGCTGCACGGCGTGCTCTCGATGGGCGAGACCGCCGAGGAGGTGGCCGAGCGGTACGGCGTCAGCCGCGAGCAGCAGGACGCCTTCGCGCTGCGCAGCCACCAACTGGCCGCCGCCGCCCGCAAGGACGGCCACTTCGACGCCGAGCTGATCCCGGTCGAGCGCCCCGACGGCGTGGTGGTCACCCAGGACGAGGGCATCCGCGAGGACACCACCCTGGAGCGCCTGGCCAAGCTCAAGCCGGTCTTCCGGGCCGGCGGCACGGTGACCGCCGGCAACGCCTCGCCGATGAACGACGGCGCGGCCGGCCTGCTCCTGGTCAGCGAAGAGGCCCTGCGCGACCTGGAGTTGGAGCCGCTCGGCCGGTACGTGGCCGGGGGCTCGGCCGGGGTGCACCCGGATGTGATGGGCATCGGGCCGGTGCCCGCCACCCGCAAGGTGCTGGGCCGGGCCGGCTGGCAGCTCGGCGACCTCGGGGAGGCCGAGTTCAACGAGGCCTTCGCCGCCCAGGCCCTGGCCTGCGTCAAGGAGTTGGGCGTCGACCCGGAGCTGGTCAACCCGACCGGCGGCGCGATCGCCCTCGGCCACCCGCTCGGCGGCTCGGGCGCCCGGATCCTCACCACCCTGCTGCACCGGATGCGCCGCACCGGCGCCCGGCGCGGCCTGGCCACCATGTGCGTGGGCGTCGGCCAGGGCACCGCCGTGCTGGTCGAGAACAGCTGA
- the fabG gene encoding 3-oxoacyl-ACP reductase FabG, whose product MTRFAGKVAVVTGAAQGIGAATALRLAEEGAAVAVLDLTAERAQATVDAITAKGGTARAYGCDVADYDAVAAVFATLVEELGAVHILVNNAGITRDNLFFKMSPAEWNSVLTVNLTSAYNCSHVAQQYMVKQKYGKIVSLSSRSALGNRGQANYAAAKAGIQGLTATLAIELGPFNINVNAVAPGYIATSMTAATAERVGATPAEHQEQVAERTPLRRVGQPEEIASVVAFLVSEDASYVSGQTLYVNGGAR is encoded by the coding sequence ATGACTCGTTTCGCAGGCAAGGTGGCCGTGGTCACCGGCGCAGCCCAGGGCATCGGCGCGGCCACCGCGCTGCGCCTCGCCGAGGAGGGCGCGGCCGTGGCCGTGCTCGACCTCACCGCCGAGCGGGCCCAGGCCACCGTGGACGCGATCACCGCCAAGGGCGGCACCGCGCGCGCGTACGGCTGCGACGTGGCCGACTACGACGCGGTGGCGGCCGTCTTCGCCACCCTGGTCGAGGAGTTGGGCGCGGTGCACATCCTGGTGAACAACGCCGGGATCACCCGCGACAACCTCTTCTTCAAGATGTCGCCGGCCGAGTGGAACTCGGTGCTGACGGTCAACCTGACCAGCGCGTACAACTGCAGCCACGTGGCGCAGCAGTACATGGTGAAGCAGAAGTACGGCAAGATCGTCTCGCTCAGCTCCCGCTCGGCCCTCGGCAACCGGGGCCAGGCCAACTACGCCGCCGCCAAGGCCGGCATCCAGGGCCTGACCGCCACCCTGGCGATCGAGCTGGGTCCGTTCAACATCAACGTCAATGCGGTGGCCCCGGGTTACATCGCCACCTCGATGACGGCGGCCACCGCCGAGCGGGTCGGCGCCACCCCCGCCGAGCACCAGGAGCAGGTGGCCGAGCGCACCCCCCTGCGCCGGGTCGGCCAGCCGGAGGAGATCGCCTCGGTGGTGGCCTTCCTGGTCAGCGAGGACGCGAGCTACGTGAGCGGACAGACGCTGTACGTGAACGGCGGGGCGCGCTGA